A single region of the Agromyces sp. Leaf222 genome encodes:
- a CDS encoding MFS transporter, producing the protein MTLGRRGSFFTAAAVAGLALWASGAPTVVYPLYAAEWNVPPTVTTAIFAIYPLVLVPVLIVFGNLSDVIGRRAVILMGLGALGLGSIAFGIAPDLTWVFIGRALMGVGVGLALSPATAAMVEFGGADGASRAGSATTAATATGLALSTILGGLFVQYAPAPMHLSFWVLTGVTVGVAAFTAALPRHTRDEASGPWRPRLPRMPRTERRPFVAGTLGITAAYAMGAIFLALGAQIARELVRSDNAFVDGAIIALSAIVIGVVAIVFRRMPPRTAVSIGPPLAVAGLGLLIVAGAAHSLPAFIAASIVAGAGYSLMFAGGLGLITTTAPTHERAAVISAAYVVAYLVQALAALGLGALATASGLQLALEIGAPVILLLGVAALVVANLGRRAPVAVTPGLGGAAS; encoded by the coding sequence ATGACCCTGGGCAGACGAGGCAGCTTCTTCACCGCCGCAGCCGTCGCGGGCCTCGCCCTCTGGGCGAGCGGCGCCCCGACGGTGGTCTATCCGCTCTACGCCGCCGAGTGGAACGTGCCGCCGACGGTGACCACCGCCATCTTCGCGATCTACCCGCTCGTGCTGGTGCCCGTGCTCATCGTCTTCGGCAACCTCTCCGACGTGATCGGCCGGCGGGCGGTGATCCTCATGGGGCTCGGCGCCCTCGGCCTCGGCTCGATCGCGTTCGGCATCGCACCCGACCTCACCTGGGTCTTCATCGGCCGTGCGCTCATGGGCGTCGGCGTCGGCCTGGCGCTCAGCCCCGCCACGGCCGCGATGGTCGAGTTCGGCGGCGCCGACGGAGCGAGCCGCGCCGGCTCGGCCACGACCGCCGCGACCGCGACCGGCCTCGCGCTCTCGACGATCCTCGGCGGGCTGTTCGTGCAGTACGCGCCGGCTCCCATGCACCTGAGCTTCTGGGTGCTCACGGGCGTCACGGTCGGCGTCGCCGCCTTCACGGCCGCGCTGCCCCGGCACACCCGCGACGAGGCATCCGGCCCATGGCGACCCCGACTGCCCCGGATGCCGCGGACCGAGCGCCGCCCGTTCGTCGCCGGAACCCTCGGCATCACGGCCGCCTACGCCATGGGCGCGATCTTCCTCGCCCTCGGCGCGCAGATCGCCCGCGAACTCGTGCGCAGCGACAACGCGTTCGTCGACGGCGCGATCATCGCCCTGTCGGCAATCGTCATCGGCGTGGTCGCGATCGTCTTCAGGCGGATGCCGCCGCGCACCGCCGTGAGCATCGGGCCCCCGCTCGCCGTGGCCGGCCTCGGCCTGCTCATCGTCGCGGGGGCCGCGCACTCGCTGCCCGCGTTCATCGCCGCCTCGATCGTCGCCGGAGCCGGCTACAGCCTCATGTTCGCCGGCGGCCTCGGACTCATCACCACGACCGCGCCCACGCACGAGCGGGCCGCCGTGATCTCGGCCGCGTACGTCGTCGCCTACCTCGTGCAGGCCCTCGCGGCGCTGGGCCTCGGCGCGCTTGCCACGGCCTCCGGACTGCAGCTCGCCCTCGAGATCGGGGCGCCCGTCATTCTGCTGCTCGGCGTCGCCGCACTCGTCGTCGCCAACCTCGGCCGCCGCGCCCCGGTCGCCGTGACACCGGGGCTCGGCGGTGCCGCGTCCTGA
- a CDS encoding response regulator transcription factor: protein MTVRVLIADDQELVRTGLRMILDAQPDIEVVGEAVDGGEAVRMARALRPDVCLFDIRMPVADGIAATRELAGPGVADPMPVVVITTFDLDEYVYAALRAGARGFLLKNAGATLLREAVHAAARGDALIDPNVTVRLIEAFAGTAPEPRPAPSTPLTDREREVAAAVARGLGNTEIGRELHISLSTVKTHIASIMAKIGARNRVELAIWATETRR from the coding sequence ATGACCGTGCGCGTGCTCATCGCCGACGACCAGGAGCTGGTGCGCACCGGCCTGCGCATGATCCTCGACGCGCAGCCCGACATCGAGGTCGTCGGCGAGGCGGTCGACGGCGGCGAGGCCGTGCGCATGGCGCGCGCCCTGCGCCCCGACGTGTGCCTCTTCGACATCCGGATGCCGGTGGCCGACGGCATCGCGGCCACGCGCGAGCTCGCGGGGCCGGGCGTCGCCGACCCGATGCCCGTGGTCGTGATCACCACGTTCGACCTCGACGAGTACGTCTACGCGGCGCTGCGAGCGGGCGCACGCGGATTCCTGCTGAAGAACGCCGGAGCCACGCTGCTGCGCGAGGCCGTGCATGCGGCTGCCAGAGGCGACGCGCTCATCGATCCCAACGTGACGGTGCGGCTCATCGAGGCGTTCGCCGGCACCGCCCCCGAGCCGAGGCCGGCGCCGTCGACGCCGCTGACCGACCGCGAGCGAGAGGTCGCCGCGGCGGTCGCCCGCGGCCTCGGCAACACCGAGATCGGGCGCGAGCTGCACATCTCGCTCAGCACGGTGAAGACGCACATCGCGAGCATCATGGCCAAGATCGGCGCCCGCAATCGCGTCGAGCTCGCGATCTGGGCGACCGAGACGCGGCGGTAG
- a CDS encoding sensor histidine kinase, translating to MTSPVRSLWNAPAAVPPPPRRVWRDWALVGLLVPLIVVEASLRAELPWRWAWAAALVLLVPTLLWRRTRPFTMLAVASGAGTLLGIATGGDPQFFTTAYFLLLVYAVMRWGSGRAMLGGGAVVLAGSVLTLVTGEPTVADVIGSIAVVVSTWSLALAFRWRAGARSRELERMRLLEREQLARDLHDTVAHHVSAIAIQAQAGLAVATTQPDAAAGVLRTIEVEASRTLDEMRAMVRVLRQDGGPGDRGPGAVGADLSPAPGAGDLRRLATSAHTPSELEVEVAVDGDLDGLPPAVGAAVFRIAQEAVTNARRHARDATRVGVRVRVDGDGVQLEVLDDGRPAASARPGYGITGMIERATLLGGTCEAGAVDAADGGGWRVAAALPRAAWTGGTA from the coding sequence ATGACGAGCCCCGTGCGGTCGCTGTGGAACGCGCCGGCCGCGGTTCCGCCCCCGCCACGGCGGGTGTGGCGCGACTGGGCGCTTGTGGGCCTGCTCGTTCCCCTCATCGTCGTCGAGGCGTCGCTGCGTGCCGAGCTGCCGTGGCGGTGGGCGTGGGCGGCCGCCCTCGTGCTGCTCGTGCCGACCCTGCTCTGGCGCCGCACCCGACCCTTCACGATGCTCGCCGTCGCCTCGGGTGCGGGCACGCTGCTCGGAATCGCGACCGGCGGCGACCCGCAGTTCTTCACGACCGCGTACTTCCTGCTGCTCGTCTACGCCGTCATGCGCTGGGGGTCGGGGCGCGCAATGCTCGGTGGCGGCGCGGTCGTGCTCGCCGGCTCGGTGCTGACGCTCGTCACCGGCGAGCCGACCGTGGCCGACGTGATCGGCAGCATCGCGGTCGTCGTGTCGACGTGGTCGCTCGCCCTGGCATTCCGGTGGCGTGCCGGCGCGAGGTCCCGCGAGCTCGAGCGCATGCGCCTGCTCGAACGCGAGCAGCTCGCGCGCGACCTGCACGACACGGTCGCCCACCACGTGTCGGCGATCGCGATCCAGGCGCAGGCGGGGCTCGCCGTGGCCACCACGCAACCGGATGCCGCGGCCGGCGTGCTGCGCACCATCGAGGTCGAGGCGTCTCGCACCCTCGACGAGATGCGCGCGATGGTGCGCGTGCTGCGGCAGGACGGCGGGCCCGGCGACCGCGGGCCGGGCGCCGTCGGGGCGGACCTGAGCCCGGCGCCGGGAGCCGGGGACCTGCGGCGGCTCGCGACATCCGCCCACACTCCGTCCGAGCTCGAGGTCGAGGTGGCCGTCGACGGCGACCTCGACGGGCTGCCGCCGGCGGTCGGCGCGGCCGTGTTCCGCATCGCGCAGGAGGCCGTGACGAACGCCCGCCGACACGCGCGCGACGCGACCCGCGTCGGGGTTCGCGTGCGGGTCGACGGCGACGGCGTGCAGCTCGAGGTGCTCGACGACGGCCGGCCCGCGGCATCCGCTCGCCCGGGGTACGGCATCACGGGCATGATCGAACGCGCGACGCTGCTCGGCGGCACGTGCGAGGCCGGGGCCGTCGACGCGGCCGACGGCGGAGGATGGCGGGTCGCTGCCGCGCTGCCGCGCGCCGCCTGGACGGGAGGAACGGCATGA
- a CDS encoding DUF2306 domain-containing protein, with amino-acid sequence MTQTSNAGTARRHRRHHRPEWLAPAGLIALTLVPMAAGSSRLAQLGSGAEVTAENARFFDSPVPVIAHIIGSTVFLLLGALQFAPSLRRRRWHRLAGRVVAPAGLVSAASGLWMAVAYDLPANSGVALMVIRVVLAPAMAAAIIVAVLAIRRGDVATHSAWMTRAYAIGLGAGTQVLTILPWALVVGEPGEVAYTVLMALGWAINLVVAEVVIRARVRRGMFGPRAASGGRIVEPSAPDAAHLS; translated from the coding sequence ATGACCCAGACTTCGAACGCCGGGACGGCACGCCGCCACCGCCGCCACCACCGCCCCGAGTGGCTCGCACCGGCGGGACTCATCGCCCTCACGCTCGTGCCGATGGCGGCGGGCTCGAGTCGGCTCGCGCAGCTCGGCTCGGGCGCCGAGGTCACCGCCGAGAACGCCCGCTTCTTCGACTCCCCCGTTCCCGTGATCGCGCACATCATCGGGTCCACGGTGTTCCTGTTGCTCGGCGCCCTGCAGTTCGCTCCGTCGCTGCGGCGGCGTCGCTGGCATCGGCTGGCCGGGCGGGTGGTGGCGCCCGCAGGGCTCGTGTCCGCGGCATCCGGGCTCTGGATGGCGGTGGCGTACGACCTGCCGGCGAACAGCGGGGTCGCGCTCATGGTGATCCGCGTGGTGCTCGCGCCGGCGATGGCGGCGGCGATCATCGTGGCGGTGCTCGCCATCAGGCGCGGCGACGTCGCGACGCACAGCGCGTGGATGACGCGCGCGTACGCGATCGGGCTCGGCGCCGGCACGCAGGTGCTCACGATCCTGCCGTGGGCACTCGTGGTGGGCGAGCCCGGCGAGGTCGCGTACACCGTGCTCATGGCGCTCGGGTGGGCGATCAACCTCGTGGTGGCCGAGGTCGTCATCCGCGCACGGGTGCGGCGGGGCATGTTCGGCCCGCGTGCCGCATCGGGCGGGCGCATCGTGGAGCCCTCGGCGCCGGATGCCGCGCACCTATCATGA
- a CDS encoding VOC family protein: protein MTTEPEHEHEHENAGARRAKGVRQLRLVVEAEDFEQALAFYRDVLGMPEQEAYDGDEGARVVILDAGRATLELSNPAQVRFIDRVEAEGQRSDRLRVALEVDDSAATTAELVEAGAELIAEPRETPWRSVNSRLRGPAGLQLTLFEELDD, encoded by the coding sequence ATGACCACCGAACCAGAGCACGAGCACGAGCACGAGAACGCCGGCGCCCGCCGGGCCAAGGGCGTCAGACAGCTGCGGCTCGTCGTCGAGGCCGAGGACTTCGAGCAGGCGCTCGCCTTCTACCGCGACGTGCTCGGCATGCCCGAGCAGGAGGCCTACGACGGCGACGAGGGCGCGCGGGTCGTGATCCTCGACGCGGGGCGGGCGACCCTCGAGCTCTCGAATCCGGCGCAGGTGCGGTTCATCGATCGCGTCGAGGCCGAGGGGCAGCGCAGCGACCGGCTGCGCGTCGCCCTCGAGGTCGACGACAGCGCGGCGACGACGGCCGAGCTCGTCGAGGCCGGGGCCGAGCTCATCGCCGAGCCGCGCGAGACGCCGTGGCGCTCGGTCAACTCACGGCTGCGGGGCCCGGCCGGGCTGCAGCTGACGCTCTTCGAGGAGCTCGACGACTGA